In Carassius gibelio isolate Cgi1373 ecotype wild population from Czech Republic chromosome B19, carGib1.2-hapl.c, whole genome shotgun sequence, one DNA window encodes the following:
- the LOC127979594 gene encoding zona pellucida sperm-binding protein 4-like isoform X2, which produces MAGSWCLAQILVVCAFCHAVPQWSQSLQNAQALMIQQTDQQFQLQKPVQQLTNQQFPPQKPVQQLTNQQFLFQKPVPQQPKPQFPFQKPVPQQPKPQFPLQKPVPQQPKPQFPLQKPVPQQPKPQFPLQKPVPQQPKPQFPLQKPVQLDKCAVADSEQIQCGLPGISGAACEAINCCFNGQQCFYGRAVTVQCIRDGQFVVVVSRDVTLPRLSLDSVQLLGGNDPPCAPVGSTPSFAIYQFPVTACGTSVMEDDGYVVYENRMTSSYEVGIGPYGSITRDSHFEFLFQCRYSGTSVEALVVEVNSVPPPPPVAAPGPLRVELRLANGQCVTKGCAEGDEAYTSYYSDADYPITKVLREPVYVEVHIMERTDPNIVLMLGRCWTTSTPSPLSLPQWDLLIDGCPYQDDRYLTTLVPVTGSSGLQFPTHYKRFVVKMFTFVDPASLAALQETVFIHCSTEVCHPSSGSCEQSCTRKRRDTRIKAVSGEQTVVSSGEVTLVM; this is translated from the exons ATGGCTGGAAGTTGGTGTTTGGCTCAGATTTTGGTggtctgtgctttctgtcatgctgtcCCACAGTGGAGTCAATCGCTTCAGAATGCTCAAGCTCTGATGATCCAGCAAactgaccagcagtttcagctccagaagccagttcaacagctaactaaccagcagtttccacctcagaaaccagttcaacagctaactaaccagcagtttctgtttcagaagccagttccacaacaac ctaagccgcagtttccgtttcagaagccagttccacaacaacctaagccgcagtttccgcttcagaagccagttccacaacaacctaagccgcagtttccgcttcagaagccagttccacaacaacctaagccgcagttccctcttcagaagccagttccacaacaacctaagccgcagtttccgcttcagaagccagttcaacttgataaatgtgctgtagctgattctgagcagatccaatgcggtctacctgggatcagtggtgctgcgtgtgaagctatcaactgctgctttaacggacagcagtgtttctatgggAGGGCAG TGACTGTCCAGTGTATTAGggatggtcagtttgtggtagtggtgtctcGAGACGTTACCttgcctcgactgagtctggattcGGTTCAACTACTGGGTGGAAACGACCCaccttgtgctcctgtggggtctacaccttcctttgctatataccagttccctgtgaccgcatgtggcacgagcgtgatg GAGGACGATggatatgtggtgtatgaaaaccgaatgacctcatcgtatgaagtggggattggaccatatggttccatcacaagggacagtcattttga gtttctcttccagtgtagatattcgggaacttctgtggaagctctggttgtggaggtcaactccgttcctccacctccaccagtagccgctcctggacctctcagggtggagctcagactggccaatggccaatgtgtcaccaaaggctgtgctgaag gggatgaggcctacacgtcctactacagtgacgctgattatcccatcacaaaagtcctgcgagagcctgtgtatgttgaggtgcacattatggagaggactgaccccaacattgtcctgatgctgggacgttgttggactacttcaacccccagtccactcagtctcccccagtgggaccttctgatcgacGG atgcccttaccaggacgaccgctatctgaccacactggttccagtgactggatcgtctggtcttcagttcccaacccactacaagcgctttgttgtgaagatgttcacatttgtagatccagcctcactggctgctctgcaggaaacc gtcttcatccactgcagtacagaggtgtgccatccatcatctggctcttgtgagcaaagctgcaccaggaaac gaagagacacccgtatcaaggctgtctctggggagcagactgtggtttctagtggagaagttactctggtcatgtaa
- the LOC127979594 gene encoding zona pellucida sperm-binding protein 4-like isoform X11 produces the protein MAGSWCLAQILVVCAFCHAVPQWSQSLQNAQALMIQQTDQQFQLQKPVQQLTNQQFPPQKPVQQLTNQQFLFQKPVPQQPKPQFPFQKPVPQQPKPQFPLQKPVQLDKCAVADSEQIQCGLPGISGAACEAINCCFNGQQCFYGRAVTVQCIRDGQFVVVVSRDVTLPRLSLDSVQLLGGNDPPCAPVGSTPSFAIYQFPVTACGTSVMEDDGYVVYENRMTSSYEVGIGPYGSITRDSHFEFLFQCRYSGTSVEALVVEVNSVPPPPPVAAPGPLRVELRLANGQCVTKGCAEGDEAYTSYYSDADYPITKVLREPVYVEVHIMERTDPNIVLMLGRCWTTSTPSPLSLPQWDLLIDGCPYQDDRYLTTLVPVTGSSGLQFPTHYKRFVVKMFTFVDPASLAALQETVFIHCSTEVCHPSSGSCEQSCTRKRRDTRIKAVSGEQTVVSSGEVTLVM, from the exons ATGGCTGGAAGTTGGTGTTTGGCTCAGATTTTGGTggtctgtgctttctgtcatgctgtcCCACAGTGGAGTCAATCGCTTCAGAATGCTCAAGCTCTGATGATCCAGCAAactgaccagcagtttcagctccagaagccagttcaacagctaactaaccagcagtttccacctcagaaaccagttcaacagctaactaaccagcagtttctgtttcagaagccagttccacaacaacctaagccgcagtttccgtttcagaagccagttccacaacaac ctaagccgcagtttccgcttcagaagccagttcaacttgataaatgtgctgtagctgattctgagcagatccaatgcggtctacctgggatcagtggtgctgcgtgtgaagctatcaactgctgctttaacggacagcagtgtttctatgggAGGGCAG TGACTGTCCAGTGTATTAGggatggtcagtttgtggtagtggtgtctcGAGACGTTACCttgcctcgactgagtctggattcGGTTCAACTACTGGGTGGAAACGACCCaccttgtgctcctgtggggtctacaccttcctttgctatataccagttccctgtgaccgcatgtggcacgagcgtgatg GAGGACGATggatatgtggtgtatgaaaaccgaatgacctcatcgtatgaagtggggattggaccatatggttccatcacaagggacagtcattttga gtttctcttccagtgtagatattcgggaacttctgtggaagctctggttgtggaggtcaactccgttcctccacctccaccagtagccgctcctggacctctcagggtggagctcagactggccaatggccaatgtgtcaccaaaggctgtgctgaag gggatgaggcctacacgtcctactacagtgacgctgattatcccatcacaaaagtcctgcgagagcctgtgtatgttgaggtgcacattatggagaggactgaccccaacattgtcctgatgctgggacgttgttggactacttcaacccccagtccactcagtctcccccagtgggaccttctgatcgacGG atgcccttaccaggacgaccgctatctgaccacactggttccagtgactggatcgtctggtcttcagttcccaacccactacaagcgctttgttgtgaagatgttcacatttgtagatccagcctcactggctgctctgcaggaaacc gtcttcatccactgcagtacagaggtgtgccatccatcatctggctcttgtgagcaaagctgcaccaggaaac gaagagacacccgtatcaaggctgtctctggggagcagactgtggtttctagtggagaagttactctggtcatgtaa
- the LOC127979594 gene encoding zona pellucida sperm-binding protein 4-like isoform X13 has protein sequence MAGSWCLAQILVVCAFCHAVPQWSQSLQNAQALMIQQTDQQFQLQKPVQQLTNQQFPPQKPVQQLTNQQFLFQKPVPQQPKPQFPLQKPVPQQPKPQFPLQKPVQLDKCAVADSEQIQCGLPGISGAACEAINCCFNGQQCFYGRAVTVQCIRDGQFVVVVSRDVTLPRLSLDSVQLLGGNDPPCAPVGSTPSFAIYQFPVTACGTSVMEDDGYVVYENRMTSSYEVGIGPYGSITRDSHFEFLFQCRYSGTSVEALVVEVNSVPPPPPVAAPGPLRVELRLANGQCVTKGCAEGDEAYTSYYSDADYPITKVLREPVYVEVHIMERTDPNIVLMLGRCWTTSTPSPLSLPQWDLLIDGCPYQDDRYLTTLVPVTGSSGLQFPTHYKRFVVKMFTFVDPASLAALQETVFIHCSTEVCHPSSGSCEQSCTRKRRDTRIKAVSGEQTVVSSGEVTLVM, from the exons ATGGCTGGAAGTTGGTGTTTGGCTCAGATTTTGGTggtctgtgctttctgtcatgctgtcCCACAGTGGAGTCAATCGCTTCAGAATGCTCAAGCTCTGATGATCCAGCAAactgaccagcagtttcagctccagaagccagttcaacagctaactaaccagcagtttccacctcagaaaccagttcaacagctaactaaccagcagtttctgtttcagaagccagttccacaacaac ctaagccgcagtttccgcttcagaagccagttccacaacaac ctaagccgcagtttccgcttcagaagccagttcaacttgataaatgtgctgtagctgattctgagcagatccaatgcggtctacctgggatcagtggtgctgcgtgtgaagctatcaactgctgctttaacggacagcagtgtttctatgggAGGGCAG TGACTGTCCAGTGTATTAGggatggtcagtttgtggtagtggtgtctcGAGACGTTACCttgcctcgactgagtctggattcGGTTCAACTACTGGGTGGAAACGACCCaccttgtgctcctgtggggtctacaccttcctttgctatataccagttccctgtgaccgcatgtggcacgagcgtgatg GAGGACGATggatatgtggtgtatgaaaaccgaatgacctcatcgtatgaagtggggattggaccatatggttccatcacaagggacagtcattttga gtttctcttccagtgtagatattcgggaacttctgtggaagctctggttgtggaggtcaactccgttcctccacctccaccagtagccgctcctggacctctcagggtggagctcagactggccaatggccaatgtgtcaccaaaggctgtgctgaag gggatgaggcctacacgtcctactacagtgacgctgattatcccatcacaaaagtcctgcgagagcctgtgtatgttgaggtgcacattatggagaggactgaccccaacattgtcctgatgctgggacgttgttggactacttcaacccccagtccactcagtctcccccagtgggaccttctgatcgacGG atgcccttaccaggacgaccgctatctgaccacactggttccagtgactggatcgtctggtcttcagttcccaacccactacaagcgctttgttgtgaagatgttcacatttgtagatccagcctcactggctgctctgcaggaaacc gtcttcatccactgcagtacagaggtgtgccatccatcatctggctcttgtgagcaaagctgcaccaggaaac gaagagacacccgtatcaaggctgtctctggggagcagactgtggtttctagtggagaagttactctggtcatgtaa
- the LOC127979594 gene encoding zona pellucida sperm-binding protein 4-like isoform X6 has translation MAGSWCLAQILVVCAFCHAVPQWSQSLQNAQALMIQQTDQQFQLQKPVQQLTNQQFPPQKPVQQLTNQQFLFQKPVPQQPKPQFPFQKPVPQQPKPQFPLQKPVPQQPKPQFPLQKPVPQQPKPQFPLQKPVQLDKCAVADSEQIQCGLPGISGAACEAINCCFNGQQCFYGRAVTVQCIRDGQFVVVVSRDVTLPRLSLDSVQLLGGNDPPCAPVGSTPSFAIYQFPVTACGTSVMEDDGYVVYENRMTSSYEVGIGPYGSITRDSHFEFLFQCRYSGTSVEALVVEVNSVPPPPPVAAPGPLRVELRLANGQCVTKGCAEGDEAYTSYYSDADYPITKVLREPVYVEVHIMERTDPNIVLMLGRCWTTSTPSPLSLPQWDLLIDGCPYQDDRYLTTLVPVTGSSGLQFPTHYKRFVVKMFTFVDPASLAALQETVFIHCSTEVCHPSSGSCEQSCTRKRRDTRIKAVSGEQTVVSSGEVTLVM, from the exons ATGGCTGGAAGTTGGTGTTTGGCTCAGATTTTGGTggtctgtgctttctgtcatgctgtcCCACAGTGGAGTCAATCGCTTCAGAATGCTCAAGCTCTGATGATCCAGCAAactgaccagcagtttcagctccagaagccagttcaacagctaactaaccagcagtttccacctcagaaaccagttcaacagctaactaaccagcagtttctgtttcagaagccagttccacaacaacctaagccgcagtttccgtttcagaagccagttccacaacaac ctaagccgcagtttccgcttcagaagccagttccacaacaacctaagccgcagttccctcttcagaagccagttccacaacaacctaagccgcagtttccgcttcagaagccagttcaacttgataaatgtgctgtagctgattctgagcagatccaatgcggtctacctgggatcagtggtgctgcgtgtgaagctatcaactgctgctttaacggacagcagtgtttctatgggAGGGCAG TGACTGTCCAGTGTATTAGggatggtcagtttgtggtagtggtgtctcGAGACGTTACCttgcctcgactgagtctggattcGGTTCAACTACTGGGTGGAAACGACCCaccttgtgctcctgtggggtctacaccttcctttgctatataccagttccctgtgaccgcatgtggcacgagcgtgatg GAGGACGATggatatgtggtgtatgaaaaccgaatgacctcatcgtatgaagtggggattggaccatatggttccatcacaagggacagtcattttga gtttctcttccagtgtagatattcgggaacttctgtggaagctctggttgtggaggtcaactccgttcctccacctccaccagtagccgctcctggacctctcagggtggagctcagactggccaatggccaatgtgtcaccaaaggctgtgctgaag gggatgaggcctacacgtcctactacagtgacgctgattatcccatcacaaaagtcctgcgagagcctgtgtatgttgaggtgcacattatggagaggactgaccccaacattgtcctgatgctgggacgttgttggactacttcaacccccagtccactcagtctcccccagtgggaccttctgatcgacGG atgcccttaccaggacgaccgctatctgaccacactggttccagtgactggatcgtctggtcttcagttcccaacccactacaagcgctttgttgtgaagatgttcacatttgtagatccagcctcactggctgctctgcaggaaacc gtcttcatccactgcagtacagaggtgtgccatccatcatctggctcttgtgagcaaagctgcaccaggaaac gaagagacacccgtatcaaggctgtctctggggagcagactgtggtttctagtggagaagttactctggtcatgtaa
- the LOC127979594 gene encoding zona pellucida sperm-binding protein 4-like isoform X5, protein MAGSWCLAQILVVCAFCHAVPQWSQSLQNAQALMIQQTDQQFQLQKPVQQLTNQQFPPQKPVQQLTNQQFLFQKPVPQQPKPQFPLQKPVPQQPKPQFPLQKPVPQQPKPQFPLQKPVPQQPKPQFPLQKPVQLDKCAVADSEQIQCGLPGISGAACEAINCCFNGQQCFYGRAVTVQCIRDGQFVVVVSRDVTLPRLSLDSVQLLGGNDPPCAPVGSTPSFAIYQFPVTACGTSVMEDDGYVVYENRMTSSYEVGIGPYGSITRDSHFEFLFQCRYSGTSVEALVVEVNSVPPPPPVAAPGPLRVELRLANGQCVTKGCAEGDEAYTSYYSDADYPITKVLREPVYVEVHIMERTDPNIVLMLGRCWTTSTPSPLSLPQWDLLIDGCPYQDDRYLTTLVPVTGSSGLQFPTHYKRFVVKMFTFVDPASLAALQETVFIHCSTEVCHPSSGSCEQSCTRKRRDTRIKAVSGEQTVVSSGEVTLVM, encoded by the exons ATGGCTGGAAGTTGGTGTTTGGCTCAGATTTTGGTggtctgtgctttctgtcatgctgtcCCACAGTGGAGTCAATCGCTTCAGAATGCTCAAGCTCTGATGATCCAGCAAactgaccagcagtttcagctccagaagccagttcaacagctaactaaccagcagtttccacctcagaaaccagttcaacagctaactaaccagcagtttctgtttcagaagccagttccacaacaac ctaagccgcagtttccgcttcagaagccagttccacaacaacctaagccgcagtttccgcttcagaagccagttccacaacaacctaagccgcagttccctcttcagaagccagttccacaacaacctaagccgcagtttccgcttcagaagccagttcaacttgataaatgtgctgtagctgattctgagcagatccaatgcggtctacctgggatcagtggtgctgcgtgtgaagctatcaactgctgctttaacggacagcagtgtttctatgggAGGGCAG TGACTGTCCAGTGTATTAGggatggtcagtttgtggtagtggtgtctcGAGACGTTACCttgcctcgactgagtctggattcGGTTCAACTACTGGGTGGAAACGACCCaccttgtgctcctgtggggtctacaccttcctttgctatataccagttccctgtgaccgcatgtggcacgagcgtgatg GAGGACGATggatatgtggtgtatgaaaaccgaatgacctcatcgtatgaagtggggattggaccatatggttccatcacaagggacagtcattttga gtttctcttccagtgtagatattcgggaacttctgtggaagctctggttgtggaggtcaactccgttcctccacctccaccagtagccgctcctggacctctcagggtggagctcagactggccaatggccaatgtgtcaccaaaggctgtgctgaag gggatgaggcctacacgtcctactacagtgacgctgattatcccatcacaaaagtcctgcgagagcctgtgtatgttgaggtgcacattatggagaggactgaccccaacattgtcctgatgctgggacgttgttggactacttcaacccccagtccactcagtctcccccagtgggaccttctgatcgacGG atgcccttaccaggacgaccgctatctgaccacactggttccagtgactggatcgtctggtcttcagttcccaacccactacaagcgctttgttgtgaagatgttcacatttgtagatccagcctcactggctgctctgcaggaaacc gtcttcatccactgcagtacagaggtgtgccatccatcatctggctcttgtgagcaaagctgcaccaggaaac gaagagacacccgtatcaaggctgtctctggggagcagactgtggtttctagtggagaagttactctggtcatgtaa
- the LOC127979594 gene encoding zona pellucida sperm-binding protein 4-like isoform X14 gives MAGSWCLAQILVVCAFCHAVPQWSQSLQNAQALMIQQTDQQFQLQKPVQQLTNQQFPPQKPVQQLTNQQFLFQKPVPQQPKPQFPLQKPVQLDKCAVADSEQIQCGLPGISGAACEAINCCFNGQQCFYGRAVTVQCIRDGQFVVVVSRDVTLPRLSLDSVQLLGGNDPPCAPVGSTPSFAIYQFPVTACGTSVMEDDGYVVYENRMTSSYEVGIGPYGSITRDSHFEFLFQCRYSGTSVEALVVEVNSVPPPPPVAAPGPLRVELRLANGQCVTKGCAEGDEAYTSYYSDADYPITKVLREPVYVEVHIMERTDPNIVLMLGRCWTTSTPSPLSLPQWDLLIDGCPYQDDRYLTTLVPVTGSSGLQFPTHYKRFVVKMFTFVDPASLAALQETVFIHCSTEVCHPSSGSCEQSCTRKRRDTRIKAVSGEQTVVSSGEVTLVM, from the exons ATGGCTGGAAGTTGGTGTTTGGCTCAGATTTTGGTggtctgtgctttctgtcatgctgtcCCACAGTGGAGTCAATCGCTTCAGAATGCTCAAGCTCTGATGATCCAGCAAactgaccagcagtttcagctccagaagccagttcaacagctaactaaccagcagtttccacctcagaaaccagttcaacagctaactaaccagcagtttctgtttcagaagccagttccacaacaac ctaagccgcagtttccgcttcagaagccagttcaacttgataaatgtgctgtagctgattctgagcagatccaatgcggtctacctgggatcagtggtgctgcgtgtgaagctatcaactgctgctttaacggacagcagtgtttctatgggAGGGCAG TGACTGTCCAGTGTATTAGggatggtcagtttgtggtagtggtgtctcGAGACGTTACCttgcctcgactgagtctggattcGGTTCAACTACTGGGTGGAAACGACCCaccttgtgctcctgtggggtctacaccttcctttgctatataccagttccctgtgaccgcatgtggcacgagcgtgatg GAGGACGATggatatgtggtgtatgaaaaccgaatgacctcatcgtatgaagtggggattggaccatatggttccatcacaagggacagtcattttga gtttctcttccagtgtagatattcgggaacttctgtggaagctctggttgtggaggtcaactccgttcctccacctccaccagtagccgctcctggacctctcagggtggagctcagactggccaatggccaatgtgtcaccaaaggctgtgctgaag gggatgaggcctacacgtcctactacagtgacgctgattatcccatcacaaaagtcctgcgagagcctgtgtatgttgaggtgcacattatggagaggactgaccccaacattgtcctgatgctgggacgttgttggactacttcaacccccagtccactcagtctcccccagtgggaccttctgatcgacGG atgcccttaccaggacgaccgctatctgaccacactggttccagtgactggatcgtctggtcttcagttcccaacccactacaagcgctttgttgtgaagatgttcacatttgtagatccagcctcactggctgctctgcaggaaacc gtcttcatccactgcagtacagaggtgtgccatccatcatctggctcttgtgagcaaagctgcaccaggaaac gaagagacacccgtatcaaggctgtctctggggagcagactgtggtttctagtggagaagttactctggtcatgtaa